The sequence below is a genomic window from Paenibacillus silvisoli.
AATGGCGTGCAGCGCGATCATCCCGATTTACGAAGTGAACTATTACTTATGGAACCGCCGGGTCGGCGCTATCGCTTTCTTGCAGGGCGAGGGGCTATGGCTCACTACGGATGAGCAGTGGCAGGCTGACGAGACGGCTGCCGCGCAAATCTGCCTGCTTGGCGAAGAGCCGTTCGGCGATTTGGAAAATAGTCCGCCGGCGTTCGTAGCCGGCGGCTTTGGCGATATTGCGGCGTACGAGCTTCAAGAGGTACAGGCGATGGAGACGGCGTCGCTGGAGGCAAGCGTGACCGGCGGCACCGTGCGGGTTAGCGGGTTTCACGGTCAGGATGGCGCTCTCGTCAAGCCAGAGCAAGCAAAGCTCGAGCTTTTCTACCATCTGCGCAAACAGAACGAGTGGAAAGCAATGCGGCAGCTTCAGAACGACATGAAGCTGGACAACGCTTCTAAGGTGCTGGTTGATTTGCTGGCAGAGCACAATTGCCGGTTTGCCGTCTCCAACCATGGGGATCAGCCGGTGAAGCTGCTCTGGAACGGCGCCGAGTCGCTGATGGAGCTGGAGCGTTACGACGGCTGCATTACGGAATGGCTCGTCATTCCTCCGGGAGAGACGGTCTATACGCTGCCGCAGGGCTGCCGCTATATCCAGCTGTACGCGCTGGGAGAGCAAGGTACGCCATTCGAGCTGGAGCTTGCGTTCCAATCGGTGCATGTCGCGCTGAATCAGGTAGGCGAGCTGCAGAGCGAGGATGCGCAGCTGAACGAGATTTTCGACGTGTCTGCGCATACGAGCCGGATTTGCCATCAGATCGGGCTGTGGGACGGCATTAAGCGGGATCGGTTGAATTGGACGTTCGACTTCTATCTGGCGGCAAAATCGTGCTATTTCCTGTGGGACGATACGAAAGTCATCCAGCGCGCGGTCAGGGAGCTGGGCGTGGACACGCCAAGCGGGCACTGGATGAACGGCATTTGCGAATACACGCTTTGGTGGCTGAAGACCGTCTGCGAGTATTACGTGCAAACCGGCGATAAATCGTTCGTGCAGGAAATGAAGGAGCCGCTGCAGCGCCATATCGAATGGGTACGTAAAAATACGCGCCCAGGCGAAGGGCTGATGGAGGAGGACGGCATCTTGATCGAATGGGTGCCGCTGAAGCAGGAGGAACGCGTTGTCGCGCTGCAGGCGATCTATGCGCTGACGCATGCCGATCTGGTGAAGCTGTCCGCCGACATGCCGGAGCTTGAGCTCGAGCCGCTGCTGGATTGGCCGATAAAGGCGCTGACCTCTGCGGATTTCCTGAAGGAGCCTTATGCGCTGGCCGTAAAGGTGCTCGGCATTGCGAGCGGATATGTTTCGGCCGAAGCGGCTGAGGCGTTCTTGGACGGCTATGTGCTGGAAGACCCGATCACGCCGCTCTCGGCGTATCAGCTGGCGGAGTGCTATTCGCGCTTCGGCAAGCATGAGCGGGCTTACGACATCATTTCGCTCGTTTGGGGCGGGATGCTGAAGCAAGGCGCGACGACGTTCTGGGAGGCTTACACGCATGGAGGAGGAAGCGAGGCACGCGATTTTCACGATGCGCTCACGACCTATACGGCGTACGGCTCCTATCGGATGAGCTTATGCCATTCGTGGTCCAGCACGCCGGTCAAGTGGATCGGAGAAGTCGTACTGGGCGTGCAGCCTCTAGAGCCGGGGTACAAAACCGTTAAGGTTTCGCCGAAGCCGGTCGGCGGCATCCGTGCTTGCAGCGGAACGGTGAATACGCCTCATGGGGCGATTCAGGTGCGCTGGCATGTGGACGCTTCGGGCAAAGTATGTACGCAAGTGACGGCGCCTCCCGGCGTGCAGGTGGTTGAGTTTAGCGAGAATCAGACGGTTTAGACGTGGTCAGTATGGACAGAATCAAATTTGATTGATTAATCAGTGAGAGCCGCTCTTCGGAGCGGCTCTCTTTTGTTTGTTTACTAAATCCCACCGGGCAGGCTTTTCGCTAGTGTGTGGCGGCAGCGATAGAGTGCCTGAAACATTTAACGGTTGCCCCAGCGCTTATTTGCACAATAACAGCCCTTTTTAACTTCTAACGGTTGCCGCAGAGGTTATTTTGCCTTAGTCGGTATAATTCGCTGTCCAGATCGCCAAATAGCCTTCCTGACAACCGTTAGAAATTCAAATCGGCCTTTTAAGGCGAAATAGCGTGCGTAGCAACCGTTAGCGTACGAGACTAATCGCCCGCCTTACATGGCTGTAAGATTGCTGAAAGCCGAATCAATAGGTGAAACGGTGGAAACGGACTACACTCGAAGAGAAGAAACCGGTAAAGGAGAGATCATGATGAACAACAAAATAAATCTAGCCATTCTGTTCGGCGGCGCGTCGACGGAGCACGAAGTTTCGCTGTCCTCCGCGGCCGCTGTCATCGAGCATTTGGACCGTTCGATATACAGCTTAATTCTGATCGGCATTACGAGAGAGGGCCGTTGGCTCCGTTACCTCGGCGACGAAGACGGAATCAGGGAGGACAGATGGCACTCGTATCCGGATTGTACTTCGGCCTTTCTGTCGCCGGACCGGTCGATGAAAGGACTGTTCGAGCTGGTAGGGACGGAATACCGGTTCACGCCGATCGAAGCGGTATTCCCGGTGCTGCACGGCAAGAACGGGGAGGACGGCACGCTTCAAGGGCTGCTGGAGCTGGCAGATCTGCCGTTCGTCGGCTGCGGCTCGCTCTCGTCGGCCGTTTGCATGGACAAGGCGATCGCGAAGTCGCTCATCGAGGCGGAAGGCATACCGGTACCTCCTGCCGTCGTGCTAACCGCGGCGCAGTGGGCGGCCGGAGATCGCGCCGGGCTGGAGCGACTGCCATTCCCGGTATACGTTAAACCCGCCAGATCCGGCTCGTCGATCGGCATTACCAAAGCACATGGCCCGGCCGAGCTGGAGGCTGGCATTGCCATAGCGCTGCAGCATGACGACAAGCTCGTCATCGAAACCCATATCGACGGCGTTGAAATCGGCTGCGCGGTGCTCGGCAGCGAAGAAGAGCTTTTCGTTGGCGTGCTTGATGAAATCGAACTGGAAGGAAGCTTCTTCGACTATGACGAGAAGTATTCGCTGCGCACCTCGTCGATCCACCTGCCGGCACGCATCGGGGACACGAAGACGGCGGAAGCGCGTAATATGGCGCTGCGCATCTATCGGACGCTGGGCTGCAAAGGCTTTGCGCGCGTCGATCTTTTCCTTTCGCGGGACGGTAGGCTGTATTTTAACGAAGTGAATACGATTCCCGGCTTTACGGCCGCGAGCCGCTATCCGAACATGATGCGGGCGGCAGGGCTTGCGTTTCCGGACCTTCTGAATAGGCTCGTTGCAGAAGCGCTAAACAAACGGCCGGAAGGTCTAAACAATAGGGCAAGAGGAGAGTAGCATATGATGCCGATTACGAGAAATTCAATAGATGAAACGTCATTGTCGCGATGCCGGATGGTCTACCTAGGCGAAGAAGAGGTTGGCCGGGGCAACCTAATCCTGGTGAATGCCGAGCATCCCGTACGTAACGTAGAGACGCGGCTCGCGCCAGTAGCCGAAAGTCTGCTAACGGCGCCAGGCACGGAAGAGCCGGACGTCGCATTGGACGCCGTCTGTCTCGCGCAGCTGTCGTCGCTGTTGGATGCCTGCGGCGGCAAGGAACGGATCACCGTCGTCAGCGGATACCGCTCGAAGGCGATGCAGCGGATGATTTATATGGACACGTTGCGGGAACGCGGTCCGGCCTTTACGGAAAGCTATGTCGCGCTGCCCGGTGCGAGCGAGCATCAGACAGGCTTAGCCGTTGACGTCGGTCTCGCCGGCGACGGGCTCGATTATATCGCGCCTTCCTTCTCGGAGGAATCGGACGCAGCCAAGCGGTTCAAGCAGCTGGCGCCTGCCTATGGCTTCATCCAGCGCTATGAGGAAGGGAAGCGGCCCATTACGGGCATCGCATGCGAGCCGTGGCATTATCGTTACGTCGGCTATCCGCATTCAGCCGTCATGGCTTGCGAGAGCCTGTGCTTGGAGGAATATACGGCTTTCGTACGTGAACATGCCTGCGGCCGGAAGCATTTGTTCGTCGAGGATGGCGACCGGCGGTTCGAAATCTACTACGTCGAGGCAACGGCCGGTTTTACGCTTGTTCCGGTTCCCGATGAGAAGGCCGCGAATTGGGACGTGTCCGGCAATAACGTGGATGGCTTTGTCGTAACGGTCGCTTATGAAAAGGAGCCGGATCGTCATGGACGCTAAACGAAGCTACGGCTGGTTGGATCTAGCCAAGCTAGCAGCGGCGCTGCTCGTTATCGCCAACCATACGGGACCGCTTGCATCATGGAGCGGTGAAGCTGATTTTGTCCTCACGAACGTCATTTCGCGTCTAGCCGTGCCCTTCTTTTTCATGGCGTCCGGGTTTTTCTTCTTTCGGAGCAAACCGCCGGTGAAAAAGTTTATAACCCGTGTCGGCGGACTATATGCAATTGGCATTTTGATTTATTTACCAGTTAACATGTATGCTGGATATATCAGCCGCGAGTCGACGGTCAGCGAGCTTCTAAAGGACGTCGTATTCGACGGTACGTTTTATCACCTATGGTATCTGCCGGCTCTGCTGCTCGGTACAATGATCGTTTACGGCTTGCGGCTTCTGCTGCGGGATCGTACGATTCTGATTGTGACAGGCGTTCTTTACGCAGTCGGCCTGTTCGGCGACAGCTATTTCGGCATCGCTGCGCGTGTTGACGTCTTGTCGGCCTTCTATGAGCAACTGCTCAACGTCTTCGGCCAGACGCGCAACGGACTGTTCTTTACCCCGTTCTTCATCGCGCTTGGCGCGTATGCGGGCCATAAGGCGGCTGTGGTAAGCAAGGCAGACGCACGCTCCGCCCGATGGTATGGCGGATTGTTTCTGGCCTCGTTTACTTTGCTGCAGATCGAGGGCACGGTACTCCATCGTCTCGCGCTGCAGCACGACGAAGTCATGTACGTGGCGCTTGTCCCTGCCGAATATGCGTTGTTTCGTCTGCTGACGATCCGAAGCAGGAAGTCGTTTCCCCGTGTTCGATACATGAGTACGGCGGCTTATCTCCTTCATCCTATGGCGATCCTGTTTGTGAGGGGCGTCGCCAAGCTTCTCGGCATTCAGGCGGTCGTGATCGGCAACAGCTTCGTGTTCTTTGCCGCGGTGACCGCCGTAACCTTGCTGTCAGCCGCCGCCCTGGCCAGGTTCTCGTCGCTTCGTTCTTCCACGTCGTCGGAGCCTGGTAAGCCTAGAGCGTGGGTAGAGATCAATCTGGCCCATCTGGATCATAATGCGCGCGCATTAAAACAAGCGCTTCCGGAAGGGACGAGCCTAATGGCGGTCGTCAAAGCGAACGCATACGGCCACGGCAGCGTCGGCATCGCCAAGCGGTTGAACCGCGGGGGCAACCGTCACTTCGCGGTTGCGGAGATCGGCGAGGCGGTCGAGCTGCGCAAGGCGGGCATAAAAGGCGAAATTCTCGTCTTCGGGTATACCCCGACGGAGAGATTAGACGAATTGATCCGATGGAAGCTGACGCAGACGGTCATTCACGCCGACGACGCGCGACGTCTGCAGGCGCACGGCGGCAAGTTCAAGGTGCATGTCAAGCTCGATACCGGAATGAATCGGCTTGGCGAGCAGAGCGACCGCGACGACGAGATTTTGTCGATGTACCGGCACAGCCGGCTTCAGGTGACGGGGACATACAGCCACCTCGCGGAAGCCGACAGCTTGGATCCTTCCGACATCGCGTTCAGCCGGCAACAGATCGGGCGCTTTCGGCAGGCCATCGCACGGATTCGGGAGGCGGGCTTGAATCCGGGCCAGCTGCATTTGCAAAGCAGCTACGGCATCTTGAATTTCCCCGATCTCGAGATGGACCTTGCGCGTCCCGGCATCGCGCTCTACGGACTGCTGTCCTCAGAAGGCGACGCCATCCGTACCAACATCGACCTGCGCCCCGTACTTTCGTTAAAAGCAAGCGTTTCGCGGGTTCATCCCGTCAGGGCTGGAGAGTCTGTCGGCTATAACAGAAGCTTCACGGCGTCGTCCGACACGATGGTGGCGACGATCGCGATCGGATACGCGGACGGCATTGCTCGCGAGGTGAACGAACGGGGCGGCAGCGTGATCATTCATGGGCGACGGGCTCCTATCGTCGGCCGGATCTGCATGGATCAGCTGACCGTGGACGTCAGCGGCATTCCGGACGTCAGCCAGGGCGATACGGCGACGATTATCGGCGAAGACGGCGCAGAGCGGATAACCGCGGGCGAGATCGCCAAGCGAACCGGGACGATCACGAACGAAATTTTATGCGCGATGGGCACGCGGGCGCCGAAGCTTTTTATCACCGAGCAGCCGAAGTTGGAGCTAGGTCCTAGTTCCGATGCAAATGCGCAAGTCGGAGCCGCTGTCCGGGCAGGAACAGGAATTCACGCGCCGCAGCAGTAACAAGGAGGGAAAACATGTACGACATCATGATCGTCGAGGACGACGATAAAATCGCTACGATGCTTCAGGCCCATATCCGGAAATACGGCTACAACGGCATCGTCGTCGACGACTTCGAGCGGGTGCTCGACCGTTTCCGGGAGCTCGAGCCCCATATGGTGCTGCTCGACATCAATTTACCCAGCTTCGACGGTTATTATTGGTGCCGCCAAATCCGGTCGGTTTCCACCTGCCCGATCATCGTCATCTCGGCCCGCAGCGGCAAGATGGACCAGCTGATGGCGCTGGAAAACGGCGCCGACGATTATATGACCAAGCCGTTCCATTACGAAATCGTCATGGCCAAAATCCGCAACCAGCTTCGCCGGGCGTACGGCGACTTTGCCGCCAAGGAGCGGGTTGTCAGCCATGCCGGATTGCTGCTTTATCCGGAGCGGATGGAGCTTCATCTGAACGGCAAGTCCGTCATGGTGAGCAAGAAAGAGACCGTGCTGCTGGAAACGCTGCTCGAGCGCAGTCCCCGCGTCGTAAGCCGCGAGACGATTCTGGAGAAGCTGTGGGACGATACGTTCGTGGACGACAACACGCTCAGCGTCAACATTACTCGCATCCGCAAGCGGCTGGCGGAGCTCGGCATCGAGCAAGCGCTTGAAACCGTGCGCGGCTCGGGATACCGTCTCAATCCCGTGTGGACGGAAGAGGGCGCGCGATGAAGCTGTTTTTGCGCGAGCATCTGCCATTGATCATCTGGTCCGTGGCTCAATGGGCCGTCGTGCTGCTTGTCTACCGGCTCAACGGCTTCGAGCGGTTGTCGACGACGGTATATGTCGTCTTTCTATGCGCGGTGCTGTTCGGCTGTTATCTGCTGATCCGTTATTTCACGCATCGCGGCTTCTATGCCCGGCTTTCGAACCGGCTGTCTTCGCTGGGGCAGTCCGTGGGACGCCGGGAATTTTCGCCGCTTCCTTCAGCGCTGGGCCGGCTGCTGGATGCCCAATACAGTCATTACCGCAACGAGATTCAGGCCTGGGAGCGCAAGCAGCGGGAGCATCTGATCTTCATCAACCAATGGGCGCACCAGATGAAGACGCCGCTGTCCGTCATCGAAATGATTACGCAGGACGAAGACGATGAGCGCTTCCAAAGCATATCGGAAGAGGTCGACCGGATGCGGCACGGCATCGACATGATGCTGTATACGGCCAGGCTCGAGACGTTCGAGCAGGATTTCAGCGTCGAATCCGTATCGCTGCGGCAGATGGCGAGCGAAGCCGTACACGAATACAAGCGGTTGTTCATCCGCAGCCACGTCTATCCCGAAATGAACGTCGACGAACGTTTCGTCGTGCAAACCGACGCCAAATGGCTTCGGTTTATTGTGCTGCAGCTTTTGTCCAATGCGATTAAGTATTCGTCAGGCAGCGGCAGCAAGGTATCGGTTACCGCATTCGAGCGGGACGGAGCGCCGGTGTTCGAAATTCGCGACCGGGGCGTCGGCATTCCGAAAGCGGACCGCAAGCGCGTGTTTCAAGCCTTCTATACGGGAGAGAACGGCAGGTCATTCAAAGAGTCGACGGGCATGGGGCTGTATCTGGCGAGCGAGGTCGCGAGGAAGCTGGACTTGCGGCTGGAGCTGGAATCGGAGGTCGGAGAAGGCACGGCGGCGCGAATCGTATTCGGCCGCAACCTTACAGCGTTGTAATGTTGCTGAAAGCCTGATCAATAGGAGATCGGCGCTCTGAGAGGGTACACTGGTGGCATCATGCATACGCAATCAAGGAGGACATAAATTAAGATGGATCTGCTAACCGTCCGCAATCTCGGCAAAATCTACACGGGCGCCGTCTCGTACGAGGCGCTCGCGAATATCGACTTCACGGTGGAAGAGGGTGAATTCGTCGGCATCATGGGACCGTCGGGGAGCGGGAAGACGACGCTGCTCAACATGGTGTCGACGATTGACCGTCCGACATCCGGCGAAGTCCGGATCGCGGGCGAGGACCCGTACCTGTTGACTTACGACCAGCTGGCGCTGTTCCGGAGACGGGAGCTCGGCTTCGTGTTTCAGGCTTACAATCTGCTGCAAACGCTGACCGTCAAAGAAAACATTATGCTGCCGCTCGTGCTGGACGGCTTGCCGCTGGCGGATATGAACCGACGCGCGGATGAGCTTGCGGAGAAGCTCGGCATATCGTCCATCCTGGGCAAGCGCACGTACGAAATTTCCGGCGGGCAGGCGCAGCGGACGGCGATCGCGCGGGCGCTGATCCACCGGCCTAAACTGGTGTTGGCGGATGAGCCGACCGGTAATCTGGATTCCAAGGCCGCGCGGGACGTCATGGAAATTCTGGGGAAACGAAACGCGGAGGACCGCACGACCATGCTGCTCGTGACGCACGATGCGGCCGCGGCCAGCTACTGCAACCGCGTCATCTTTATCAAGGACGGCCGCTTGTACAACGAGATTCACTGCGGGGACAGCCGCGCCGCGTTCTACCAGCGGATCATCGATTTGCTGTCGATGATGGGAGGGACCGAGCATGAATTTTCGCCAGTTCGCCATTCATAACGTCCTGCGCAATAAGCGCGTTTATATGGCCCATTTTCTCAGCAGCGCATTCTCGGTCATGATCTTCTTCACGTATGCGCTGCTGCTGTTCCATCCGGATTTGCAGGGGGAGCTGGTGTCGTCGAGCGGCACGATGAGCAGGCTCGCTACGTTCGGCCTGCAGATATCGGAAGTCATTATTTTCGTGTTCTCGTTCTTCTTCCTCCTCTATTCGGTCGGCGCGTTTCTGAAGCTGCGCAAAAAAGAATTCGGCGTTCTTATCCTGCTCGGCATGTCGAGGAGGCAGCTGAACCGGATGCTCTTCGCCGAGAATGCATGGCTTGGTTTCGCCGCCCTCCTGTTCGGCATCGGGGCGGGGCTGGTATTCGCCAAGCTGATCCTGCTCGCGAGCGCGCAGCTGCTGTCGATCGAGAACGGTCTTCGCTTCTACGTCCCGCTGAAAGCCGTTCTGCTGACGATCGCCGCGTTTGGCGCGCTGTTTCTGATGATCGCATTGCTAACCTCCGTTATGGCAGGCCGAAAAAATGTGGCCGAACTGATTTTGGCGGAGGAAAAGCCTAAGCCTGAGCTGAAGGCGTCGATCGGCTTGTCCGCTTTAGCGATATTGCTATTGGCTGGCGGCTACGGGGCCGTACTCGATTTTGCGTTCAATCGGCATTTCTCCTTCTTGCAGCTGCTCGGCGGCGTCGTCTTGACGATCGCCGGGACGTATTTGCTCTTCTCCCAGACAAGCGTGTACGGGCTGCGTGCTTTAAGAGGCGGTAAGTTATTCTTTCGCAGGACGAACATACTGATGCTGTCGGAATTGACGTACCGGATGCGCGACAACGCGGCCACCTTTTTCATTGTGTCGATCGTTTCCGCGGTGGCGTTTACCGGCATCGGCACGACGCTCGCGCTCGGCGACCCCGGCTTGGCATCTATGAGCAATCCGTATGCGTTTAGCTACAGGACCGGTCCTGACGAGGCGATCACGCGGAAAAGCGTGGAGGAAATCGGCTCTGCGCTGACCAAAGCGGATCATTCGTATACCGTGCACGATGTCACGACGCTGCAGACCGACACTAGTTATACGCTGGTAAAATTGAGCGAATATAACGTCCTTGCGGCAGAGCTTGGCTATCCGGCCGAAACGCTGGGAGGCGACGACGAAATGCTGTTAACGCCGTCGTACCTATGGCAGAAGGAGGATTGGGATCAGACCGGCATTCCGTCGGGAGACGAGACGCTGGATGCGGGCAGCGGAAAGCCGGTCATGCAGGTCTTTCATCTGGCCGTTGGCGACCGGCAGGCATCGCCGCACGTCGTTGAATACGTACCGCACATAGTGGTCCCGGAGATCGGCTACGCCGGCACGATGGTTGTGACGGATGCGTTATACGCGCGGCTGCTTCAAGGCGTCACCGATTCCAGCGCGCAGCTTTACAAGCAATATCTCTTCAACGTGCCTGACTGGCAGAAGACCGGTGAGTTGTCGAAGGAGCTTACAAGCAGCATAAACAAGTACGGCCAAGGCTATATGCGTTCGCTGGCGCTGGAATGGATCGCGTCCAAGCAGGAGAACGGCATGCTGTTCATCATGAGCGGACTTGTCGGCATCGTGTTCTTCACGTTCGCCGCGAGCGCGATCTATTTCCGGCTGTACGCGGACATGGACCGCGACGAGAAGCAGTACGGCATGATCGCCAAGGTCGGGCTGAGCAGCAAAGAGCTGAGCCGTATCATGACGCGGCAGCTGCTGCTGATGTTCTTCGTACCGCTGGCCATGGCGCTGGTGCACAGCACGGTCGCGTTCGCCGCGCTGCAGATGCTCGTCGACTATTCCGTCGTGACGCATTCGCTCGTTATTTTCGCTTCGTTCGCGGCTATTCAATTGGTCTATTTCTCGATAGCAAGATGGCGCACGATCGAGCATTTGAGACGCAAGCTGGCTGAACCCGGGTTGGCCCGATGAATCGGCGATAATCGGCAAGCGGTGAGCGGCGAGTGGCAAGCTCCGCAGGAAATAAGGTATCATGGGAAAAAAGGACCGAGGAGCGTGCCCGGAGTGGAGCAGCTGAAGCAGAAAATCATACAGGAAGGCATCGTGCTGGGCGGCGGCGTGCTGAAGGTCGATTCGTTCCTGAATCACCAGGTGGACCCGGAGCTGATGCTGGAGATCGGGCGGACGTTCGCGGGGCTGTTTCGGGCCAGCGGCGTGACGAGGATCATGACGATCGAGTCCCCCGGCATCGCGCCGGCCGTGCTGACGGGTCTCGAGCTGGGCGTGCCGATGGTGTTCGCGCGCAAACGGAAATCGCTGACGCTTCAAGATGACCTGTACACCGAGAAGGTGTACTCGTTCACGAAACGGGAAGAGAGCGAGGTTACGGTGTCGAAAAAGTTTCTGGCGCCGGCTGACCGCGTGCTCATCATTGACGATTTTCTCGCCAACGGGGAGGCGGCGCTCGGCATGGCCCGCATTATCCGGCAAGCCGGAGCGGAAGTGGCCGGCATCGGCATCGTGATCGAGAAATCGTTCCAAAGCGGGCGCGGCAAGCTGCTGGAGCAGGGCTATCGCGTCGAGTCGCTCGCGCGCATCGCTTCGCTTGACGATGGCAAGGTGACGTTCGTTTAAGGCCGGCTGGAAGCTTAAAAAAACGTCCTCGCCTTAGCGGCTGAGGACGTTTTCTTCTTTATCGCGGCTGTTCAGCTGAAGCAGCGCTTGCGCGATCGATACGGTTAGCGAATAGAACACCGCATACATCGTGACCGTAACGACGCCATCGAAAATATAGAGGGCTGAGCTAGGCTCGTCGATATTGCCGTTGATCAATCGGTTGGACGCATATTTCATAAAGAACAGGAGGATGAGCGGGAAGGCCAAGCCGCTGATTCTCTTCCCCTCCTTGTGAATGGCGTGCGCCTGCGCTTGGTTGCCCATGATCATGAAAGTGGACGGGACGCCATAAAAGTTGTAGATGGGAATGAGCATGCAGGCAAGCGATTTTCCCGGCGAACGGGGATAGTCCGGAATGAGTCGGTTCAAGTCGCCATGAACGACATAAATCCAGACGAGATAGATGACGATGACGGCCAGGTACAGCACGGCTAGCGTTAACGATATTTTGTCGTTCCAGTCCA
It includes:
- a CDS encoding ABC transporter permease; this encodes MNFRQFAIHNVLRNKRVYMAHFLSSAFSVMIFFTYALLLFHPDLQGELVSSSGTMSRLATFGLQISEVIIFVFSFFFLLYSVGAFLKLRKKEFGVLILLGMSRRQLNRMLFAENAWLGFAALLFGIGAGLVFAKLILLASAQLLSIENGLRFYVPLKAVLLTIAAFGALFLMIALLTSVMAGRKNVAELILAEEKPKPELKASIGLSALAILLLAGGYGAVLDFAFNRHFSFLQLLGGVVLTIAGTYLLFSQTSVYGLRALRGGKLFFRRTNILMLSELTYRMRDNAATFFIVSIVSAVAFTGIGTTLALGDPGLASMSNPYAFSYRTGPDEAITRKSVEEIGSALTKADHSYTVHDVTTLQTDTSYTLVKLSEYNVLAAELGYPAETLGGDDEMLLTPSYLWQKEDWDQTGIPSGDETLDAGSGKPVMQVFHLAVGDRQASPHVVEYVPHIVVPEIGYAGTMVVTDALYARLLQGVTDSSAQLYKQYLFNVPDWQKTGELSKELTSSINKYGQGYMRSLALEWIASKQENGMLFIMSGLVGIVFFTFAASAIYFRLYADMDRDEKQYGMIAKVGLSSKELSRIMTRQLLLMFFVPLAMALVHSTVAFAALQMLVDYSVVTHSLVIFASFAAIQLVYFSIARWRTIEHLRRKLAEPGLAR
- a CDS encoding xanthine phosphoribosyltransferase; protein product: MEQLKQKIIQEGIVLGGGVLKVDSFLNHQVDPELMLEIGRTFAGLFRASGVTRIMTIESPGIAPAVLTGLELGVPMVFARKRKSLTLQDDLYTEKVYSFTKREESEVTVSKKFLAPADRVLIIDDFLANGEAALGMARIIRQAGAEVAGIGIVIEKSFQSGRGKLLEQGYRVESLARIASLDDGKVTFV